TCCATTAATTCCTCCATTCCCGCCAGCCAGCATGGATTCCGCCAGTATTTCTTCCGGTCCGATCAAGAGGCTCAGGTCGCGGTCCCCGATGAGGCGTTTGACTTTCTTGAAGTAAATCAGGTCGCCAGAACTGTCTTTGAGCCCGAGACAGTTCTCCATCGAAAAGCCCATCTCCACAACATACAGCGGAATAGAGGACTTCGTCAGCGCCGGCATGTTGTAAAGGAAAAATGGCAGGCTGATGTGCTCCGCAATACGCTTGAAGTAGTCATACAATTCGGGCGCGCCCGGAACGAAATAGAAGGGAGGAGTGAAAGCCACGGCATCGGCGCCGGCTTTCTTTGCGTGCTCTGCCAGAGAGAGTGTTTCAGCATAGGCGGTATCACTGATGCTTACGATAACCGGAACACGCCCATTAACTTTCTCGGTGACAAAATCAATATATTTTCGGCGCATGTCATAGCCTAGATTCGGTCCCTCTCCAGTGGTTCCGAGTATGAAGAGGCCATGCACACCGCCTGCGATGACATGCTCGATCAACTGTGCCGCGCCTTTTAAGTCGAGTGATTCGTCAGCCTTGAGGGGAGTGACGAGGGGGGGGATAATGCCTTGTATT
This DNA window, taken from Ruficoccus amylovorans, encodes the following:
- a CDS encoding dihydrodipicolinate synthase family protein, yielding MKIQGIIPPLVTPLKADESLDLKGAAQLIEHVIAGGVHGLFILGTTGEGPNLGYDMRRKYIDFVTEKVNGRVPVIVSISDTAYAETLSLAEHAKKAGADAVAFTPPFYFVPGAPELYDYFKRIAEHISLPFFLYNMPALTKSSIPLYVVEMGFSMENCLGLKDSSGDLIYFKKVKRLIGDRDLSLLIGPEEILAESMLAGGNGGINGGANVFPKVYVKIYELMQAGKVHEAEILQQEVMEISCRLFTIGKHGSSIIKGIKGALEIKGLCKRHLASPFGGFIDHDIKRVGEVIKALEARPALHGLLD